Part of the Desulfonatronum sp. SC1 genome is shown below.
TCCAGGTCGGTCCGGTATTCCCGCAGCTTAAGGTAGTGATACATCAGCAGCGGAGGAAACAGGACTCGCCAGATGGTCAGCCTGGGCTTTTCCACGACCCGGCGGGCCAGTTCCCTGGCAAAGTTCTGCTCATGGTCCCAGATCATTTGGTAGGTTTGCTGAGTGTCTTGGGTCATAAGGTACGGGGGGATGTAAGGCATCATCGGTCGGGGGAAAGGGGAGGTGCCTGGCGACTACAGGAGCCTGACCGGACACTTCGATTTCGTTCCAATGTGCCTGAAAAACGCTTTGTCAAAGGTGAACAGTTCTTGGCAATGCGCGCATAACGCCAGATGCAATGCATCCGCGAAGTCGCTCCCGGCCATGTACCAAGCCAGGGCGGCGGATAGGGCTCTCGCGTCCCGCAACACGATATTCTCCAGGCCGAACAGGGCCGTCATGGCCGAGTGAATCTCCTTGCTGGAAAAACCATACGCATGCCGCAACACCCACTCGGTTTCCAGGATTACGGTATCTGAAA
Proteins encoded:
- a CDS encoding type II toxin-antitoxin system VapC family toxin, with the protein product MIAIDTNVVVRFLTRDDERQYAKAFQMIRNAPRIFLSDTVILETEWVLRHAYGFSSKEIHSAMTALFGLENIVLRDARALSAALAWYMAGSDFADALHLALCAHCQELFTFDKAFFRHIGTKSKCPVRLL